In the Populus trichocarpa isolate Nisqually-1 chromosome 1, P.trichocarpa_v4.1, whole genome shotgun sequence genome, ATCCAACCGAGTAATAActgataacaaaatattatttagcaCCAAATTgaacatgttttaaaattaaatttttaaaaaattgattttttttgttttttttttgtttcaaaataattttctttttgtattttcatattattttgatatgctgatatcaaaaataattttaaaaaattaaaaaaaatatattttttgatatatttttaaacaaaaattattttaaaaaacaatcatcaccTCGCATAAGTCAACTAAGGTCCAAGACAACAATTGTGACGATGGAAGTAAATTTTCATCTGACAAACTTAATCCCTTAGCGTTGTGATGATTGTAATCAAGCAAGGCGCTTGAAccactgagaaaaaaaaaatcaggaaggaaatttttttcatttctcattttcttgtATGAAATGACCGAGGTACAATTTTTGCAGCACCAATATGATGAACATGACTATTTGTGCACACTAAAGTATCATGTTATTAAACAGGAAAATTAGTGATGCATAATTTAAGAATATGAAGACGATGTAGTGTCTAAAACAAAAGAGCATGtcaaatgttgaaaaatattggATTAATCTCTCTTTAAAGCTGCCTGCATGGTTCATCATGCATCATgctttcttggtttcttaaaGGCATTCGATATTCCCACGCTGGATGGATAAAATCTCTCCTTCCATTCCATGATTAGACCCCACTCAAAGatggttaagttttttttcaggggagtttttttatatttatattttttttatttttatgttttaaaaatattttaaaaaaatatttttttttttatcttcaattagttttttaatgtttttaaattgttttgatgccctgatttaaaaaaaataaaaattttaatatattttcaagcaaaaaatactttaaaaaataactgctactataatatcaaatgTGCTCTAAGAATAAGTTTtactataaatatattgaattaatatttttttaaatgtttttcaactattttggtatactgatataaaaaaatttaatatatttttaagtaaaaaatattttaataaagtatTATGCATTATAATATGTTCGGatacttttttcatatttttagggGAAACAAATACTCTAACTGGACCCATAAATTACAGAGATAAAAACTTTTATGAAAATCTATTGTCTATACAAAACACGATTTtatatattacaaataaaaaaaaatagcattttcaTTAAGAAAATTTCATCCACTTTATTGACATATTTATATTCAATGACACGATATTACACAGGAATTAGCCACAttaagaactttattttttttaataatttagccTAGATTTTGAATCTATATAATCAAGAAgtgaataaagttttttaaacatcaaattaatctgCTTCTGTTTAATTAATGTGAaagttattttgtaatttcGATGAAAAGGATAGGTAAAAACGAAAGAGAGGACAGTGCACTTATCAGATATTCTCTGTTGCAGACGCTATTGACCTAAGATTTAACCACGTGTATGGTGGATATTGACTACCTTTTGCCTAAACTACTCTATAAATGGCAGCTAAGGGCGGAACCTGATAAATCATCCTAAGCTAGCTTGAGTTGAGTGCATTCAGTTTCCAAGAAAAATCCCTTAATTTTATCCAACTTTTCCAGCTGAAAATGTCTTGCTGCGGAGGAAAATGTGGCTGTGGCTCTGGCTGCAACTGCGGCAGTGGCTGCAATGggtatttctttcttcttttggaaaatattaatttgctgATCCTGTTGACATgctactattatttttaattgcttcaTAAAATTCCAAATGAATCTGACGCTCAGCTTTTCTGTTCTTGTAATGTCATCCTCTTGGCAGATGCGGTATGTACCCAGACTTGGGTTTCTCTGAGACCTCCACAACTCAGACAATCATTGCTGGTGTTGCTCCGGTTAAAATGTACGTGCCTACCGGTCACTGTGCGCAGTTGATACCGTCTAGATCCTGGCCCAGCTAGGTTTTATTTCGAGCTCGTTTGgagctggttttttttttttatcaagacaagaaaaaaaattgcacgtcgttttttggttaaaaagttAGATTCGGGTGCGGATTCATGGTTGACTTGTCAATACTCAGTCTAAatgttataatatataaattatatctttaaattttatttaaaaaattaaaataattttttttatatgataacaaaattttaattattatttctatttatttagtaaaaaaaattaaaattaaaatattataaactttGCAAGTTTAAATAACCttttattaaaaactatattaaaaaataatataaattatatctagtatttaaatttttttgattgaattaattttcaagTAGTTGATATAATATGATACGGTATTACTTAATTTCATGGATCACAGTTCCATTTGAAAGGGATAAAGTAATGATTAGCAGCTACTGGTACTGCAGGTTCCATGAGGGGGCCGAGATGAACTTTGGTGCTGAGAATGACTGCAAATGTGGGTCAAACGGCACCTGTGATCCATGCTCCTGCAAATGAGGAAACGTGGCCGCATGGCTCGAACCAGACAGTCATATGGcctcttataaataaaaaagagaagttaTGTCTGATATAGTGCTTGGTGTAAATAAAAGTGCAGCTAGCCATGGGCCTCGAATCCTTTCTGCAGGATCTCATCTGATGGCTACTGATCTGTTCGTGTTTTGTGTTTCCCTCCTGCTTTGTTGGTTTCACTGCGaggagtttttatttatatatgtctTCAGTTCTTACTGCTGTGGGGTACTTAAATATTATCAGAACGCAATTAATTAAATGCTTAATCTCTGCTATTATGGTGGCGTGCTTGTATCCTCTCCATTagaatttcttgttttcttcttcttttttatcataataaaaagatcCAAAACTTCTTGAAAGATAAACGAAATACTAATATCAGTTGAATTATTAACAAGTAGAGAGGAGCAATCTGgtattttaataacaataaataagaagaaaatagttCCAAGCAACTTTTAGGGTGGTTCCTATCTGCTTGGACTGCTACGTACTGTTTTCTGCTTTCTCTAGGGTGCAACTTCTTCAGTTTCTCCGGTTTGTTATGCTCCTTCCAGCAACTTTTAGTTCTTCGACTGGTAATCTGTCTGCCAGATACATCTTCAGTGGCTCATTTATCATTGTCGATGTCTTGATGTTATGTTTTGTCTAATTTCTTCTGGGACTCTTCCATCCAGTTCTGCTACT is a window encoding:
- the LOC7485706 gene encoding metallothionein-like protein type 2; its protein translation is MSCCGGKCGCGSGCNCGSGCNGCGMYPDLGFSETSTTQTIIAGVAPVKMFHEGAEMNFGAENDCKCGSNGTCDPCSCK